The following proteins are co-located in the Pseudomonas cannabina genome:
- a CDS encoding glycoside hydrolase family 25 protein, with translation MSTIKKGIDLSHFQGDIDFKKVFEAGIEYAFIKTTEGATVQDNKYTTYRTDARAVGIKTGAYHYFRALSSSPEAQRDNIVSTLTAAGFDASTEFFAIDAELEGNEKATPDEMADNLHKLLTLLDNEKILKSKKPFIYCDNNFWMNHILGEKYAFSEYPLWIANWDVSEPKVPASWEVAGKSWSIWQHSNKGRIAGIEVDVDLNWVRT, from the coding sequence ATGAGCACAATTAAGAAAGGTATTGATCTATCGCATTTTCAAGGTGATATTGATTTTAAAAAAGTTTTTGAGGCTGGCATTGAGTATGCCTTTATAAAGACAACAGAAGGCGCTACCGTACAGGACAATAAATACACTACGTATCGTACTGACGCAAGAGCCGTCGGAATTAAAACGGGGGCATATCATTACTTTCGTGCGCTCAGTAGCTCGCCGGAAGCACAACGAGATAACATAGTTAGTACACTTACTGCTGCCGGCTTCGATGCATCTACTGAGTTTTTTGCAATCGATGCGGAGCTCGAGGGTAACGAAAAAGCTACCCCGGACGAAATGGCTGATAACCTTCATAAACTGCTAACTTTATTGGATAACGAAAAAATACTAAAGAGCAAAAAACCATTTATATATTGCGACAATAACTTCTGGATGAATCATATTTTAGGAGAAAAATATGCATTTAGTGAATACCCTCTGTGGATCGCTAATTGGGATGTCAGTGAACCTAAAGTTCCAGCTTCATGGGAGGTAGCAGGTAAAAGCTGGTCAATTTGGCAGCACAGTAACAAAGGTCGCATCGCGGGCATTGAGGTTGATGTAGATCTTAATTGGGTTCGTACTTGA